A stretch of Bradyrhizobium sp. AZCC 2262 DNA encodes these proteins:
- the parE gene encoding DNA topoisomerase IV subunit B, producing the protein MSKSLKSAAKPKSANDLFGAEPKGRAAPKAASRATSAEAGYTAADIEVLEGLEPVRRRPGMYIGGTDEKALHHLFAEVIDNAMDEALAGHASFIEVELSADGFLTVTDNGRGIPVDPHPKFPKKSALEVIMCTLHSGGKFDSKVYETSGGLHGVGVSVVNALSSRLEVEVARSQKLHRMSFERGHPKGKLEDLGKINNRRGTRIRFKPDTDIFGAKAAFKPQRLFKMTRSKAYLFGGVEIRWRCDPALLKGIEDVPAEDSFHFPGGLKDYLGAAIHADTLVHPDIFSGKSGRNGAHGACEWAVAWTADADGFLSSYCNTVPTPDGGTHESGMRSAMLRGLKDHAERIGQGKRAAPITSEDVMVGAAVMLSVFVREPEFQGQTKDRLATAEAQKIVEQAIKDPFDHWLSGNPLQANKLLDFVIERADERLRRRAEKEISRKTAVKKLRLPGKLTDCTNTAAEGSELFIVEGDSAGGTAKHARDRKTQAILPLRGKILNVASAGKDKLTANAQLSDLMQAIGCGTLAHYREEDLRYSRIIIMTDADVDGAHIASLLITFFYRLTPRLIDEGHLYLAVPPLYKLTHGSKTIYARDDAHKEALLKSEFNANAKVDVSRFKGLGEMMSAQLKETTMDPARRTLLRVVLLADDREGTADSVERLMGTKAEARFAFISDKAEFASDDLLDV; encoded by the coding sequence ATGTCCAAATCATTGAAATCAGCTGCAAAACCCAAATCTGCCAACGACCTCTTTGGGGCGGAACCGAAGGGCCGCGCTGCGCCTAAGGCCGCCTCGCGGGCGACCAGCGCCGAGGCCGGCTATACCGCGGCCGATATCGAGGTGCTGGAAGGCTTGGAACCGGTACGCCGCCGCCCCGGCATGTATATCGGCGGCACCGACGAAAAGGCGCTGCATCATCTGTTCGCCGAAGTCATCGACAACGCCATGGACGAGGCCTTGGCGGGGCACGCCTCGTTCATCGAGGTCGAACTGAGCGCCGACGGATTTCTGACCGTCACCGACAACGGCCGCGGCATCCCGGTCGATCCGCATCCGAAATTTCCAAAAAAATCCGCGCTCGAAGTCATCATGTGCACGCTGCACTCCGGCGGCAAGTTCGACTCCAAGGTCTACGAGACCTCGGGCGGTTTACACGGCGTCGGCGTCTCCGTCGTCAACGCGCTTTCCTCACGTCTCGAGGTCGAAGTCGCGCGCAGCCAGAAACTCCACCGCATGAGCTTCGAGCGCGGCCATCCCAAGGGCAAGCTCGAAGACCTCGGCAAGATCAACAACCGCCGCGGCACCCGCATCCGCTTCAAGCCCGACACCGACATCTTCGGCGCCAAGGCCGCTTTCAAGCCGCAACGCCTGTTCAAGATGACGCGCTCGAAAGCCTACCTGTTCGGTGGCGTCGAGATCCGTTGGCGCTGCGATCCCGCGCTGTTGAAGGGCATCGAGGATGTGCCGGCCGAGGATAGCTTCCACTTCCCGGGCGGCCTGAAGGATTATCTCGGCGCCGCCATTCACGCCGACACGCTGGTGCATCCGGATATCTTCTCCGGCAAATCGGGACGCAACGGCGCCCACGGCGCCTGCGAATGGGCGGTCGCCTGGACGGCGGACGCCGACGGCTTCCTCTCCTCCTACTGCAACACCGTGCCGACGCCCGACGGCGGCACCCACGAGTCCGGCATGCGCAGCGCGATGCTGCGCGGCCTGAAGGACCACGCCGAGCGCATCGGCCAGGGCAAGCGGGCCGCACCCATCACGTCGGAAGACGTCATGGTGGGCGCGGCCGTGATGTTGTCCGTGTTCGTGCGCGAGCCGGAATTCCAGGGCCAGACCAAGGACCGGCTGGCCACGGCCGAAGCGCAGAAGATCGTCGAACAGGCGATCAAGGACCCGTTCGATCATTGGCTGTCCGGCAATCCGCTGCAGGCGAACAAGCTGCTCGACTTCGTCATCGAGCGCGCCGACGAACGGCTGCGCCGCCGCGCCGAGAAGGAAATCTCGCGCAAGACCGCGGTGAAGAAGCTGCGCCTGCCGGGCAAGCTCACCGATTGCACGAATACGGCAGCCGAAGGCTCTGAGCTGTTCATCGTCGAGGGCGACTCGGCCGGTGGCACCGCCAAGCACGCGCGCGACCGCAAGACGCAAGCGATCCTGCCCTTGCGCGGAAAAATCCTCAACGTCGCTTCCGCCGGCAAGGACAAACTCACCGCCAACGCCCAGCTCTCCGACCTGATGCAGGCGATCGGCTGCGGCACGCTTGCGCATTATCGCGAAGAGGATTTGCGCTATTCCCGCATCATCATCATGACCGACGCCGACGTCGACGGCGCGCATATCGCGTCGCTGTTGATCACGTTCTTCTACCGGCTCACGCCGCGGTTGATCGACGAGGGGCATCTCTATCTGGCGGTGCCGCCGCTGTACAAGCTGACCCACGGCAGCAAGACGATCTACGCCCGCGACGACGCCCACAAAGAAGCGCTGCTGAAGAGCGAGTTCAACGCCAATGCCAAGGTCGACGTCAGCCGGTTCAAGGGGCTTGGCGAGATGATGTCGGCCCAACTTAAGGAAACCACCATGGACCCGGCCAGGCGCACCCTGCTCCGCGTGGTGCTGTTGGCCGACGACCGCGAAGGCACCGCCGATTCCGTCGAGCGGCTGATGGGAACCAAGGCCGAGGCCCGGTTCGCCTTCATCTCCGACAAGGCGGAATTCGCCAGCGACGACCTGCTGGACGTCTGA
- a CDS encoding outer membrane protein, whose protein sequence is MKKLVLALTAVAAFTGSASAADLAARPYTKAPMAVAPVYNWTGFYIFGGGGGGLWNADSNVQTAPGGVAITRDQRMGGSGWFGTVGIGYDWQFNGRWVAGIFGDGQFGDIRGSLSDPTVFLEGREKLKTSYAAGVRVGYLVAPNVLSYVNGGYSGSEWSGSNLSFIGAGGSPTLATTGSFQRNGWFIGGGVENNLDIFGIAAPGWFMKTEYRSAFYDRISLPETFAPASGLAGPTGTAVTFKPWTQTISTSLVYRFNWGGAPVQAKY, encoded by the coding sequence ATGAAGAAGTTGGTGCTCGCTCTGACCGCGGTTGCGGCATTCACCGGATCGGCCTCGGCGGCTGATCTCGCGGCCCGCCCGTACACGAAGGCACCGATGGCAGTCGCTCCAGTGTACAACTGGACCGGCTTCTACATCTTCGGTGGCGGCGGCGGCGGCCTATGGAATGCCGACAGCAACGTGCAAACTGCACCTGGCGGTGTTGCCATCACCCGCGATCAGCGCATGGGTGGCAGCGGCTGGTTCGGAACGGTTGGTATCGGTTATGACTGGCAGTTCAACGGCCGGTGGGTGGCCGGTATCTTCGGTGATGGCCAGTTCGGAGACATCCGCGGTTCCCTCAGCGATCCGACCGTCTTCCTTGAAGGCCGCGAGAAGCTCAAGACCAGCTACGCAGCCGGTGTGAGAGTAGGTTATCTCGTTGCTCCGAATGTGCTGTCCTACGTGAACGGCGGTTACTCCGGATCGGAGTGGTCGGGCTCGAATCTGTCCTTTATCGGCGCTGGCGGCAGTCCGACCCTCGCCACCACCGGCTCCTTCCAGCGTAATGGCTGGTTCATCGGCGGCGGCGTCGAGAACAACCTCGACATCTTTGGTATCGCGGCACCCGGCTGGTTCATGAAGACCGAATACCGGTCGGCATTCTATGACCGCATCTCCCTGCCCGAGACTTTTGCTCCGGCTAGTGGCCTCGCGGGCCCGACGGGTACGGCGGTCACTTTCAAGCCCTGGACGCAGACCATCAGCACTTCGCTGGTCTACCGCTTCAACTGGGGTGGCGCTCCGGTCCAGGCAAAGTACTGA
- a CDS encoding SDR family NAD(P)-dependent oxidoreductase — protein sequence MAAKLFDLSGKVAIVTGGNGGIGLGMARGLAQAGAAIAVVGRNEAKSAAAVAELAQGGARAIAVAADVTDKEAVAAMVSRVAGEFGRIDILVNNAGINIRKPPHALDIAEWNSVIQTNLTSAFLCSQAVYPAMKAAGGGKIINIGSMMSIFGASFTPAYAASKGGIVQFTRSCACAWAADNIQANAVLPGWIDTDLTKRARKEIDGLHDRVLGRTPAARWGAIDDFAGIAVFLASPASDFVTGTAIPVDGGYSIMG from the coding sequence ATGGCAGCAAAACTATTCGATCTCTCAGGCAAAGTCGCCATCGTCACCGGCGGCAATGGCGGGATCGGGCTCGGCATGGCCCGGGGCCTTGCACAAGCCGGCGCGGCGATCGCGGTGGTCGGCCGCAACGAGGCCAAGTCGGCGGCTGCGGTCGCGGAGCTTGCGCAAGGCGGCGCGAGGGCGATTGCGGTCGCGGCCGACGTCACCGACAAGGAAGCGGTCGCCGCCATGGTCAGCCGCGTCGCCGGCGAGTTCGGCCGAATCGATATCCTCGTCAACAATGCCGGCATCAATATCCGCAAGCCGCCGCACGCGCTTGATATCGCCGAGTGGAACAGCGTGATCCAGACCAACCTCACCAGCGCCTTCCTGTGCTCACAGGCGGTCTATCCCGCCATGAAGGCGGCCGGCGGCGGCAAGATCATCAATATCGGCTCGATGATGTCGATCTTCGGCGCCAGCTTCACGCCGGCCTATGCCGCCAGCAAGGGCGGCATCGTGCAGTTCACCCGTTCCTGCGCCTGCGCCTGGGCCGCCGACAACATCCAGGCCAACGCCGTGCTGCCGGGCTGGATCGACACGGATCTGACCAAGCGCGCCCGCAAGGAGATCGACGGCCTGCACGACCGGGTGCTGGGACGCACCCCGGCAGCACGCTGGGGCGCCATCGATGATTTTGCCGGGATCGCGGTCTTCCTCGCCTCGCCCGCCTCCGACTTCGTCACCGGCACTGCGATTCCCGTCGACGGCGGCTACTCGATCATGGGCTAG
- the argC gene encoding N-acetyl-gamma-glutamyl-phosphate reductase encodes MTLTDSHQPKTAGAATKPAVFVDGASGTTGLGIAEQLRLQNDVVVKSIAEEKRKDAGAKRALMEEVDLVILCLPDDAAKETVALIDSMGASAPKVLDASTAFRVASDWTYGFPELTPDQADKIRTARKVSNPGCYPTGGIALLRPLVDAGLVPADYPVTINAVSGYSGGGKSMIASFEDGSAPSFELYGLGFEHKHLPETQLYSKLTRRPIFVPSVGNYRQGMLVSVPLHLDTLTGKPSGADLHAALAKRYAGSTYVSVMPIENAASKGGKLEPEALNETNKLELYVFASEKHRQAVLVARLDNLGKGASGAAVQNMRLMLGLADK; translated from the coding sequence ATGACCCTCACCGACAGCCATCAGCCGAAAACCGCCGGCGCCGCGACCAAGCCCGCCGTGTTCGTGGACGGCGCGTCCGGAACCACGGGCCTCGGCATTGCCGAGCAGCTTCGGCTGCAGAACGACGTCGTCGTGAAAAGCATTGCCGAGGAGAAGCGCAAGGATGCCGGCGCCAAGCGCGCGCTGATGGAGGAGGTGGATCTCGTCATCCTCTGCCTGCCTGACGATGCCGCCAAGGAAACCGTGGCCTTGATCGACAGCATGGGCGCTTCCGCTCCCAAGGTGCTCGATGCGTCGACGGCTTTTCGAGTGGCCAGCGACTGGACGTACGGCTTTCCGGAACTGACGCCTGATCAAGCCGACAAGATACGGACCGCGCGCAAGGTCTCCAATCCCGGCTGTTATCCGACCGGCGGCATTGCGCTGCTGCGGCCGCTCGTCGATGCCGGTCTCGTGCCGGCGGACTATCCCGTCACCATCAATGCGGTGAGCGGCTATTCGGGCGGCGGCAAGTCGATGATCGCGAGTTTTGAGGACGGCAGCGCGCCGTCTTTCGAATTGTACGGCCTCGGCTTCGAGCACAAGCATCTGCCGGAGACGCAGCTTTACTCAAAACTGACGCGGCGGCCGATCTTCGTGCCGTCGGTCGGCAATTATCGGCAGGGCATGCTGGTCTCGGTGCCGCTGCATCTCGACACGCTGACGGGCAAACCCAGCGGAGCCGACCTGCACGCGGCGCTGGCCAAGCGCTACGCCGGCAGCACCTACGTCTCCGTCATGCCGATCGAGAACGCGGCATCCAAAGGCGGGAAGCTCGAGCCCGAGGCGCTCAACGAGACCAACAAGCTCGAGCTTTACGTCTTTGCCAGCGAAAAACATCGTCAGGCGGTGCTGGTCGCGCGGCTCGACAATCTCGGCAAGGGCGCGTCGGGCGCAGCTGTGCAGAATATGCGGCTGATGCTGGGCCTGGCCGACAAGTAA
- a CDS encoding MBL fold metallo-hydrolase has product MEMTRRHALAGAAALAAAPLLSNAPANAAAPMADKQAPSFYRYKVGDVQVTVISDGVNTFALGDSFVLNAKKDDVAAALEKAYMPKDKVSIQFGPLVINSGGKLIVLDTGNGPGAFASSKGAVGQFATNMAAAGFDPKNVDMVVISHFHGDHINGLLNAEGTLAFANAEVLVPSVEWKYFMDDGEMAKQTGERMPGVFKNARRVFEAGLKKKVTPYEWGKEVAPGLLAVETAGHTPGHTSYVLSSGSGKVFIQSDVTNIPYLFAANPGWHAFFDQDPAMAETARRKTYDMLVADKLQVQGFHYPFPGLGNVEKDGNGYRVIPAPWNPVI; this is encoded by the coding sequence ATGGAAATGACACGACGTCACGCACTCGCCGGAGCCGCGGCGCTGGCTGCTGCGCCCCTGCTGTCTAACGCGCCCGCCAACGCCGCCGCGCCGATGGCCGACAAGCAGGCGCCGAGTTTCTATCGCTACAAGGTCGGCGACGTGCAGGTCACCGTCATCTCCGACGGCGTGAACACGTTCGCGCTCGGGGATAGCTTCGTTCTCAACGCGAAGAAGGACGACGTCGCCGCAGCGCTCGAGAAGGCCTACATGCCGAAGGACAAGGTCAGCATCCAGTTCGGGCCGCTGGTCATCAATTCCGGCGGCAAACTGATCGTCCTCGACACCGGCAACGGTCCGGGCGCGTTTGCATCGAGCAAGGGCGCTGTCGGCCAGTTCGCTACCAACATGGCCGCGGCCGGCTTCGATCCGAAGAACGTCGACATGGTGGTGATCTCGCATTTCCATGGCGATCACATCAACGGTCTGCTCAATGCGGAGGGAACGCTCGCGTTCGCCAACGCCGAAGTGCTGGTGCCGTCGGTCGAGTGGAAATACTTCATGGACGACGGCGAAATGGCCAAGCAGACCGGCGAGCGCATGCCGGGCGTGTTCAAGAACGCCCGCCGCGTGTTCGAGGCAGGGCTCAAAAAGAAGGTGACGCCCTATGAGTGGGGCAAGGAAGTGGCTCCCGGCCTGCTCGCGGTCGAGACCGCCGGCCACACGCCGGGCCACACCTCCTACGTGCTGTCCTCGGGCTCGGGCAAGGTGTTCATCCAGTCCGACGTCACCAACATTCCCTACCTGTTTGCCGCCAATCCCGGCTGGCACGCCTTCTTCGACCAGGATCCCGCCATGGCCGAAACGGCCCGCCGCAAGACCTACGACATGCTGGTGGCGGACAAGCTCCAGGTGCAGGGTTTCCACTATCCGTTCCCCGGGCTCGGCAACGTCGAAAAGGACGGCAACGGCTACCGGGTGATCCCGGCGCCGTGGAATCCAGTGATCTGA
- a CDS encoding MFS transporter: MRSLKSGKKIIGVLVVVAIGQVIGWGTVGLLAVVGRQVAADLGMDISAVFAGNSIFYVATGLSAPVLAKAFIRFGARRVMIAGTFVAAPGFVLLSSSTGPASFFAAWVILGTAGSATLATATYILLNEIAGRRRAIGALMLVTGLASSVFWPTTSFLSDAMGWRGTCLVYAGLMVLVCLPLYAFGLPRRTERKEDVGSLGLPGEPHIVRKSTFYLIVSATVLCAFVTFGFGATMIELLKAEGLSPTQAVTFGSMLGVIQVSARGLDFLGGGRWDGITTALIAASTLVVAILLLMIGGGSHWMIATFILLYGLGSGALAVARATIPLVFYDNAEFAKATSRIALPLNLISAASPPILVGLLSNFGSNALLGFGMLCASAALLMLYWLSRHRPPIRRIAAS; the protein is encoded by the coding sequence ATGCGGTCCTTGAAGTCCGGCAAGAAAATCATCGGCGTACTTGTTGTCGTTGCGATCGGGCAGGTCATTGGATGGGGCACGGTCGGCCTTCTAGCCGTCGTGGGTCGGCAAGTCGCCGCTGATCTCGGCATGGACATCTCGGCTGTGTTCGCCGGCAATTCGATCTTCTATGTGGCTACGGGTTTGTCCGCGCCCGTTCTGGCCAAGGCATTCATCCGGTTTGGGGCACGGCGTGTGATGATCGCCGGCACCTTTGTCGCCGCGCCGGGCTTCGTTCTGCTGTCCAGTTCGACCGGCCCCGCGTCGTTCTTCGCAGCATGGGTCATCCTCGGTACGGCCGGCAGCGCGACATTGGCCACCGCCACCTACATCCTGCTCAATGAGATTGCGGGCCGCAGGCGTGCGATCGGCGCTCTGATGCTGGTGACGGGGCTGGCCAGCAGCGTTTTCTGGCCGACCACCTCGTTTCTCTCGGATGCGATGGGCTGGCGTGGCACCTGTCTTGTCTATGCCGGGCTGATGGTTCTGGTCTGTCTGCCGCTCTACGCGTTCGGATTGCCGCGTCGCACCGAGCGGAAAGAGGATGTCGGTTCGTTGGGTTTGCCTGGCGAGCCCCACATCGTCCGGAAAAGCACGTTCTACCTGATCGTATCGGCGACCGTATTGTGCGCTTTCGTCACCTTCGGATTCGGCGCCACGATGATCGAGCTCCTGAAAGCGGAGGGCCTGTCGCCGACGCAGGCCGTCACCTTCGGTTCGATGCTGGGCGTGATTCAGGTTAGCGCCCGCGGTCTCGATTTTCTCGGTGGTGGGCGGTGGGATGGGATCACGACGGCGCTAATCGCCGCCTCAACCCTTGTCGTGGCAATACTTCTTCTGATGATCGGCGGCGGATCGCACTGGATGATCGCCACCTTCATTCTGCTGTATGGCCTCGGCAGCGGTGCGCTTGCGGTCGCGCGTGCGACCATTCCACTGGTATTCTACGACAACGCCGAATTTGCCAAGGCAACTTCGCGCATCGCGTTGCCACTTAATCTCATCTCCGCAGCTTCGCCGCCAATTCTCGTCGGCCTGCTGTCGAATTTTGGAAGCAACGCCCTGCTTGGTTTCGGCATGCTATGTGCGAGCGCTGCTCTGCTGATGCTGTATTGGCTCAGCCGCCACCGTCCGCCCATCCGGCGGATCGCCGCGAGCTGA
- a CDS encoding class I SAM-dependent methyltransferase — protein sequence MDEATLQFYRGNAEAYAKRTFTSRQARLMAFLAQLPPGASILELGCGAGGDTAEMLARGFEVRATDGSPEMAGVASKHLGRTVETLLFHDLDEVGAYDAVWANACLLHVPRTELADVLARIWRALKAEGVFYASYKEGDGDGRDTLNRYYNYPSSDWLRATYAEAGKWDSLEIETGEVIGFDNQWATMLFVVARKSR from the coding sequence GTGGACGAAGCGACGTTGCAATTCTACCGCGGCAACGCCGAGGCCTATGCCAAGCGTACGTTCACCTCGCGCCAGGCACGGCTGATGGCGTTTCTGGCGCAGCTTCCGCCGGGCGCTTCCATTCTCGAACTCGGCTGCGGCGCCGGCGGCGACACCGCGGAAATGCTGGCGCGGGGGTTCGAAGTTCGCGCAACCGATGGCTCGCCGGAAATGGCTGGCGTCGCGTCAAAGCATCTCGGCCGCACGGTCGAGACGCTGCTGTTTCATGACCTCGACGAGGTCGGGGCCTATGATGCTGTTTGGGCCAACGCCTGCCTGTTGCATGTGCCGAGGACGGAGCTCGCGGATGTCCTCGCGCGGATCTGGCGTGCGCTGAAGGCCGAGGGCGTCTTCTATGCCAGTTACAAGGAAGGCGATGGCGACGGCCGCGACACGCTCAATCGCTACTACAACTATCCGTCGTCGGACTGGCTGCGTGCGACCTATGCCGAGGCGGGCAAATGGGACTCGCTGGAGATCGAAACCGGCGAAGTCATAGGTTTCGACAATCAATGGGCCACGATGCTGTTCGTCGTGGCCAGGAAGAGCCGCTGA
- a CDS encoding MAPEG family protein yields the protein MTRELFWLTLTVILTGLLWVPYILNRCQVRGLSGAMANPSRNDKPHADWANRLMFAHDNAIENLIIFAPLVLILNAIDYSDKWTVMACAVYFWARVAHLIVYTLGLPVFRTLAFTVGFLAQAVLALAIFQVL from the coding sequence ATGACGCGCGAATTGTTCTGGCTGACTCTGACCGTAATTTTGACCGGGCTGCTCTGGGTCCCCTACATCCTCAACCGCTGTCAGGTACGCGGCCTCTCCGGCGCCATGGCCAACCCCTCGCGCAACGACAAGCCGCACGCCGACTGGGCCAACCGGCTGATGTTCGCGCACGACAACGCGATCGAAAACCTGATCATCTTCGCGCCGCTGGTCCTGATCCTCAACGCCATCGACTATTCGGACAAATGGACCGTGATGGCCTGCGCGGTATATTTCTGGGCCCGCGTCGCCCATCTGATCGTCTACACGCTCGGCCTGCCGGTGTTCCGTACGCTGGCCTTCACCGTCGGCTTCCTGGCGCAAGCCGTGCTCGCGCTGGCGATCTTCCAGGTGCTGTAA
- a CDS encoding FMN-binding negative transcriptional regulator: MYTPPPFKSDRAASLAFAEARGFGLACAWDGNKPVASSLPFYLTSANDGTPRAAFHVARHNPLVKLADGATSWLLAVNGADAYVSPDWYVSPDQVPTWLYQAVHLTGPVRAMSDSELAAQIEALSAKFEARLLPKKPWLSSKMTAGRLEAMKKAIVGLEMTVEEVEGSFKLNQHKSETDYVAIAGSLAAQVDAGAQQIAHLMKQARPNVFASEQAFANETNQIERTVP, translated from the coding sequence ATGTATACGCCTCCACCGTTCAAGTCCGACCGCGCCGCGAGCCTCGCGTTCGCGGAAGCGCGCGGCTTTGGGCTGGCCTGCGCGTGGGATGGCAACAAGCCCGTCGCCTCGTCGCTGCCGTTCTATCTGACCTCGGCCAATGACGGCACGCCGCGCGCGGCGTTTCACGTCGCGCGTCACAATCCGCTGGTAAAGCTCGCGGACGGGGCGACGTCCTGGCTGCTGGCCGTCAACGGCGCGGATGCCTACGTGTCGCCGGACTGGTACGTTTCGCCGGACCAGGTGCCGACCTGGCTTTATCAGGCGGTGCATCTGACCGGCCCGGTGCGGGCGATGTCCGACAGCGAACTCGCCGCGCAGATCGAGGCGCTCAGCGCCAAATTCGAGGCGCGGCTGCTGCCGAAAAAGCCGTGGCTGTCGTCGAAGATGACGGCCGGGCGGCTGGAGGCGATGAAGAAAGCGATCGTGGGCCTTGAGATGACGGTTGAAGAGGTTGAGGGCAGCTTCAAGCTGAACCAGCACAAGTCCGAGACCGACTATGTGGCAATTGCCGGGTCGCTGGCCGCGCAAGTCGACGCCGGCGCGCAGCAGATCGCGCATTTGATGAAGCAAGCGCGGCCCAACGTCTTTGCAAGCGAACAGGCCTTTGCCAACGAAACGAACCAGATCGAAAGGACCGTGCCATGA
- a CDS encoding DedA family protein: MQDFARALADFVRDNQAWAAPIVLVLAFCESLAFISLLVPAWGALVAIGALIGVSGISFWPVWLAGGLGAALGDWVSYWFGYRYKENVAEMWPLSRYPEILPRGEAFVQKWGVPSIFIGRFFGPLRASVPLAAGIFEMSYWPFQIANFVSALVWSAALLLVGDVMGKLAEWLWRAA, translated from the coding sequence ATGCAAGATTTTGCGCGCGCTCTGGCTGATTTCGTGCGCGACAATCAGGCCTGGGCCGCACCCATTGTCCTGGTGCTGGCGTTTTGCGAATCGCTTGCCTTCATTTCGCTGCTGGTGCCGGCCTGGGGGGCGCTGGTCGCGATCGGTGCGCTGATCGGCGTCAGCGGCATCAGCTTCTGGCCGGTCTGGCTGGCCGGCGGCCTGGGTGCTGCGCTCGGCGACTGGGTCTCCTACTGGTTCGGCTACCGCTACAAGGAGAACGTCGCCGAGATGTGGCCGCTGTCGCGCTATCCGGAGATCCTGCCGCGCGGCGAGGCCTTCGTCCAAAAATGGGGAGTGCCCTCGATCTTCATCGGACGGTTCTTCGGGCCGCTGCGGGCCTCGGTGCCGCTCGCCGCCGGCATTTTCGAGATGTCCTACTGGCCGTTCCAGATCGCCAATTTCGTCTCGGCGCTGGTCTGGTCGGCCGCCCTGCTGCTGGTCGGCGACGTGATGGGGAAACTCGCCGAATGGCTGTGGCGCGCGGCGTAG
- a CDS encoding outer membrane protein, whose translation MKKIAIAAAALMMGSMSASAADLAARPYTKAPAPIAVYNWGGFYIGGNVGGAWTNQEWVNTANTTAFGDLAPGQGFRQRGTGIIGGGQIGYNWQASNFVFGLEGTISGLDTRGSVLNNVFGAGLDDVFSWRADWMATITGRAGIAVNNNLFYVKGGWAGVNNRLAVSDTVPANTGSGSSTQWHNGWTVGAGWEYGITANWIVGLEYDYSAFETKSYQLAGAAAPAVYTFDAKPRDIQSAVVRLSYKFGGPVVARY comes from the coding sequence ATGAAAAAGATCGCTATTGCAGCCGCCGCCCTCATGATGGGTTCCATGTCTGCTTCGGCCGCGGATCTGGCGGCGCGGCCCTATACCAAGGCGCCGGCACCGATCGCCGTTTACAACTGGGGCGGTTTCTATATCGGCGGCAACGTCGGTGGCGCCTGGACCAACCAGGAGTGGGTCAATACCGCCAATACCACGGCGTTCGGCGACCTCGCACCCGGCCAAGGCTTCCGTCAGCGCGGAACCGGCATCATCGGTGGTGGCCAGATCGGCTACAACTGGCAGGCCAGCAACTTCGTGTTCGGTCTTGAGGGCACCATCTCGGGCCTCGATACCCGCGGCAGCGTGCTCAACAACGTCTTCGGCGCCGGGCTTGATGATGTGTTCAGCTGGCGCGCCGACTGGATGGCGACGATCACCGGTCGTGCTGGTATCGCAGTGAATAACAACCTGTTCTACGTCAAGGGCGGCTGGGCCGGCGTGAACAACCGCCTGGCGGTCTCCGATACGGTACCGGCGAACACGGGTTCGGGATCGTCGACGCAGTGGCACAACGGCTGGACCGTCGGCGCCGGTTGGGAATACGGCATCACCGCGAACTGGATCGTCGGACTTGAGTACGACTATTCGGCCTTCGAGACCAAGAGCTACCAGCTCGCTGGAGCAGCGGCTCCGGCCGTCTACACCTTCGATGCCAAGCCCCGCGACATTCAGTCGGCTGTGGTCCGTCTGAGCTACAAGTTCGGCGGCCCGGTCGTCGCGAGGTACTGA